The Daphnia magna isolate NIES linkage group LG6, ASM2063170v1.1, whole genome shotgun sequence genome segment TGGGCCAGCAACTGCAACGACGACGACTAGCGTCCGTTTGGTGAATGAATTCACAGCCACGTTGACGATTGAATCGTTGACTGGACAACATGGTGGATGGTACGTCTGCCGGGCAGCCAATGAAGGCGGACGGGCAGAATCAGCTGTTCACGTCGTCGTTCAGGGTACTCCAACTACTCCATCCTTTCTCGCGTCCGCATTAGCCTgttcctccttttctttttctttttttcatatcTTATTTGATCGAACTTTATCacaaacacgaaaacaaaggaaaaagacaCAAAAGTCTTTCTTTTAGGtctgtgcgtgtgtgtgtgtgtgtgtgtgtgggcgTGTGTGTTGCATGATTATATTTGACACACTAAAAGTCTGAAAAATCGACTCCAACATTGAATGGATTAGTTATACGACCAACCGGGAAAAGTTGAAATCCGCGGCCTTCAAAATTCGATTGTACTTTGCAAATTTATCATATTTACCATGTATTTATCTTTAAACAAACTATACCTATACACATTGAACTGATATAGGCTGCTTACGTATATGtacttattatttttgtattccctttgatttgatttgatttgatttcaatTTTCCTCGGCCTATTtccctttgttttgtttttttatgatttcgAATTGTTTTGACGGGTCGATGGGGGTGGGCGACAGCGGGCCCTCGAATCACACCGTTCGGGATGCCGTCACGCAACGTGATGGTCAATTCTCGAGTGCAGGTGTCGTGCGTCATTGAAGAAGGCGATCCTCCTTTCCACATCCGTTGGTACCGTGATGACAAGCCACTCGTCCATCCCCATCAccacctttcttcttcttcggctTCGTCTCCGTCTCAGCATCGTCCAGCCAATCCAGTGGGAGTGGCTTCCTTGTCCAGTACCGATCCGCCAATCAGACTCGGCCCATTAGGAGCCATAGCCAATGGATTACGATTGACTGATTTCAATTCTTATTCCTCCATTTTAACCATCGACCAGGTTCGCTTTTTATTTCGccccctttttattattatgttttttgtttttttttgatttacttttTTGCCCACCTGAAGGAAACAAATCTCTTTACTAATGAAAAGTATACAACAAAAACATACGCCTCTCCCCCCCACCCCCGCCCCCAACCAAacccaacaaaacaaaacaataaattagGTGACGGTCAATCACGGCGGCAACTACTCTTGTCGGGCAGAGAACGCCGCTGGCACGGCCGTACATTCCACTTTACTTCACGTCAGCggtaaattttgatttttcatttctgccctcttttatttattttttgatttattcatttattcatttatttttagatttttagattttttgaaaattgattttctcaTATTTTTCTATTAGGGTATTAGGACCAAACAAATAGTTTGAAtgctttattttcttttgatggaTGCTTAGCCTTGTTGTCTGGACAACAACTGACAGTCGTCCATGAGCTGTAGTTGCATGTTTCTATTTGCTTGATTGCCTGTTGCCCGGATTCCAAGAAACATCCTCTTTAACATTAAGGGCAAGCCACTCCATCTAGACGCCAAcaaaagaactaaaaactttcatttttatctttctGGGGTGCGAAAAGTTCCGCCTTTTTGGGTCAATCAACAACCACCCGCCGACACAGTGCAGACTGTCAGCGGCCACAGCGTCGAGCTGAAATGTCACGTTCACGGCGTACCTACACCGCAAGTCATTTGGTCTTTTACTAGAGGTCACTCATTTTTGTTCGTATTCATTGCCATTTGTCAAAACTAGATATTGAATCTTAATCTAGTCTTTTCATTGTGTCTATAGATAAAACGGCCGACAAGTACACGACGCTATTCGCCAATACTAATCGAACTTTATTGGCCAATCAAAGTCTGGTTATTAGTCCAGTCGATGTGTCCGATGCTGGTTACTATCAGTGCGAGGCATCCAATGGAGTTGGAAATAACATCAACGCTCTTATGGCTCTCCAGGTTCACGGTCAGTTGTTTAAAACGTTTGAGCGAACCAATTGAAAAgaattgatgttttttttggtttttttcaatCCAATTTTTAAATCCCCCTCCAATCAGCTCCGCCGGAGGTGCATTTAAATCAAGATTATATGGCAGTTAGACGTGGATCACTAACTGGAACTGTACTGAAATGCTCCATCCGAGGCGATCCACCGCTCAACATCCATTGGCGGAAGGACTCTGTCCCTTTGGATCCTACCCAGTCTCGTGTAGTTACCAGAGCTCAACCGGCAACTGGGTCGCatccgtcgtcgtcgtcacTCCATCCCACCTTGTTAACGAGCGAATTGAGTGTCACCAACGCCGCAGTTGCGGATGAAGGCCTTTACGAATGTGCAGCTTCCAACATGCACGGAGAGGACAGCGATGCCGTTTTCCTTCAAGTGCAAGATGTTCCGCAACCTCCGCTAGATGTCAGAGTTGCCTCGGCTGCTGGGAGAAGGATCCAATTGGAATGGAAACCTCCGGCCGCTGATGGAGGCAATCCTCTTCAAGAGTTTATCATTTTCTACCAATCCCCAGGTATATGGACAGCCCGTATTGTTTGACGCGGGAGTGGATAAACGCGGAAAAATGCTCATAGTCTAAATCAAGAATTGATTGAATTCGTAATTCGTAATTCGTAATTCGTAATTCGTAATTCGTAATTCGTAGGGGGAGATGTGAGACAAGAACGGATAATGGCCAGTCAATTTTCTGGTTCTATCGGAAACCTCCAGCCGGCCACAGTCTATCAAGTGTACATGACGGCCTCCAACGCGTTGGGACAAAGTCAACCGAGTCTCGGCCTGACGGTCACGACGGACGAGGAGGCGCCAGAAGGCCCTCCGCTACAAGTCGGCGCCAGTTCAGTCCATGCGCGTGGTTTCACACTCAGCTGGGCACCGCCGGCTCATCAACTTCAACACGGAATCATCCAAAGCTATTTGGTGACGATCGATTCCGGCCGGATGCTTAATCGAACGGTGTTGCCATCGAGCAGCAACGAGTACACGATGGCAGGCCTTCGACCCAACACCAATTATCACGCTTACGTGCAGGCAGTGAACAACCAGGGAAGTGGGCCAGCTAGTCCTTCCGTGTCGGTCAAGACAAGCGAGGCGCCGCCGGAAGAGCCGCCACTGAACGTGGCTTGCGTTTCGCTGAATTCCCAAAGTCTTCAAATCACTTGGCAACCCCCGCCGGCCGATTATCGCAACGGGCTATTGCGAGGTTACAGGATTTTTTACGAGCCGCTCAGCGAATTGCTTTACCTTTCATCGCCGGACCAGTCGGATTTGCAAACTGGTTCATCACAAACCACCACCGAGTTGACAGTTTTCCTTTCGGGCCTTCAGAAATTTGCCAATTACAGCATTCAGGTGAGTGAAGGGATACGTCTAACGTCTAACGTCTAACGTCTAACGAACATTTACattcaaataataatcataatttttttaaaaacaacaaaaaaacaacaaaaaaaaacaaaacaaaaacaaaaaaattaggtATTGGCTTTCACTGGGGCCGGTGATGGAGTTAAAAGTCAGCCGTTGACTTGCACGACTGAGGAAGATATTCCGGAAATGCCCACGCGATTGAAAATAGTCCAAAGTGGGCCGGATAGTTTGACAATCAGCTGGTTGCCGCACCCTCGTCCGACTAGCCGCGTCACCCACTTCACAGTTTACAGCAAAGAAATCGAACGTGGCCAAGATGTCAATCCGCAAAAGTGGACGGCTGCCAACAGCGGCCCGTCTGCTGGTCGGCTGGAGATCCGCAATTTGAGGCCTCGACGGGCCGTCTTCTATTTCCAGGCGGCGGCTGTTAGCAGCCAGGCGGGTGAAGGTCCGAGAAGTTCGACCGTCAGTTTCACTTTTAACCCGACCAATAAAATCGTCGCTGCCGTCGTGTCGATCGGGTCCGGTTATTTGGTGGCGCGCGGATCGCGTCTGATTCTGCCGTGCACGGCGCTAGGTGACACTCCGTTGCAGATCAGTTGGTTGCAGGACGGGCGCCAACTCAGCGATTGGCTCAACCTGAACCCGCTGAAGCTGGGCGAGCAAATCCAACAGCCGTGGATACAACAGCGACCCCACGATCCAGACGACCCAGACGACCCAGACGACGAGAACGCAACAGCCGGACTGATTCAAGTGTTGACGAATGGATCGTTATCCATCGGCCAGCTGAGCCACAACGGCGGAGGCAATTACACGTGCCAGGCGCGCAATCGTCACGGCCAGGATCAGGTCGACTATTGGCTGACTGTCGTCACGCCTCCGGCCGCACCTCAGCTCCGTTTCGCCGCATCCAACTGGTCCTCCGTTACGCTTCAGTGGGCCAGCGGCAGTCCGTCGACCGATCAAAGCAACCGGACAAGAGTTTCAGCGGCTCGCCATTACGTCATCAAATATCGACCGAGAGAGGCCGCGAGATGGGCGCAGATAATGCTTCCGGCCACTTGGAGGTCGGTTCCCGTTGGAGATCTCAACTGCGGCACCGAGTACGAATTCGTTTTGGTGGCCTCCAGTCGCGTGGGAAACAGTTCGTCCAGCAACGTGGTGACGGCCAAGACCAAAGGATCGCCGCCGGAATATTTAGCCGCCGACGCGCGCCATTCCGATTTGACTCTGACACCCACGTCGTGCACCGTCGATCTAGTCCGTTGGCAGGACAGAGGTTGCCCCATCCAGCAGTTCATTTTTCGCTTCCGGCTGGCAACGGATTCGGCTGGTGAGTGGATTATCGCTGGTGCCGAATCGCCTCCGCAGCAAACGTTCCTCCTCGCGGGATTGATTCCAGGCCGAGACTATGCCGTCCGCGTGACGGCTTTGAATGCGGCCGGATCTGCCCAACGCGATTATTCCGTTCGGACGCCTCCGCTGATGGACTCTCACAGCAAGTCGGATGTGCACGGCGGCAGTTTGGCGCCGCTCTTTTCCGATCCCCGCGTGGCCGTCCCCATGGCCGTGTCGTCGCTGGCCATTGTGTTGACCATCGTCACCCTTTTGCTGCGCTATCGCTACCGATCCGGCACCGACTACCTGCGCCCAGATTCGCATCCTCAAACGGTCGGCAATGCCAACGTCCGGACGTATGCCGATGGTGGAGATACGCCCGAAGACGGTAATAGCAGCACGTTGTCGGCTTGTCAGAAGCGTCCGCCTCCGATGGACTGCAGCGGGCGCTTGAGCGACTACGCACCGGATCAAGTGTCTCCGTACGCCGTCTTTCCAAGTCTGACGTCGTCGGGAGGCAAATCTCAGTTCTCGTCCAGTCGGCGGATGAAAACGTTCGTTGTCGACGGAAGCAAAGATTCGCTGTCGGTGGAGATGAGCAATTACGCTCCTCCAGCGCCATCTATGATTAGGCGCATGCACCAACAGCAAGCGGAGGAAGAGCCCATGTACGATTACATCGCGCCGTGCGCAACAGCGAGCGGCCCGAATCCGAGCGGGCCCAATCCGAGCGGCAGAAGCAACAAGTTGACGAGTAATCCGCAATCGGTTTTCGTGCCCATTATTCCGGCACGGAGTACGTGGAATCAGCAACAGCAAATGTATCGTCAGCAACACGGGCCTAATCAGTCGTCTCCCCATTATCATGGCGACTGGAACAACCAGGAAACTTTGGCACTCAGCCAGCGGCTCTAAGTGGAAAACTGTCTACCGCATTTGTTACTTACTCGTTCGTACGTGTCCCTCCACCTGAAACTTGGCTGACAATTTCAATCGCTTTCTTAACAGGAAAGTTGTaacaaaacaaaggaaaacTTGTGTGTTTGGCCAGTCTTTCATGTTGACTGTTTCTTCTTGTTCAAGatcttgttttattattattattattattatcattatacAATTaccaaaaagaaatgtttgttGGTAAAGTATTCAATTAATAAACGAATAGCAGATGTTGAAATAAACGaaatttgttttcgtttcgGATCTTCATTAATCATTATATATTACATGACGACATTCGCAACCAGCGATCGGCCAACCCTCGTTAATCAGGAGCTTATTCCTAACCCGTTTTTTGCATCAAAATTTCATTATCATTATAAAATATCGAACAAATtatacatacatatatatttttcatttcagccgccattttctttaaatggTGGCGGGGCGGCCGGAAATCAGCCCCACACCGCCCCACCAGAAAATGATCACCGGGTCCCCGATCGGGTAGAGCTTTACAACTAATTTTACTGCTCGTCATTCAAGGCAGTGTTATTCACATAGTAGTACTATAATTGTACTGTCGAAAACAGGTAACACAACCTGAGAAAAACTCTGTTAATATGGCGGATGTCCTACCTGCCTTTCCactctttgaatttttctcGTCTACGTGGCCTTCGTCACTTTACATGTGACTGCATTTGAAAGATGTACGAGTTTCAATACTGGGTTGAACTTGAATGACGAGAACGTGGCTCGTtttggaatcgaaattgaTAAGACAAAGTATTCGCGAATAATCTGTCTGTCAAGTCAATTTCATACTTCTTGTCTGCACGAGTCGCTCAACGTTAGTCGTATTCAATTCTTCACCATCAGTAGGGACTAGGGAGGCGCCCCGGGCTCAAGGTTGACTTAatcaattaataaattaaGATTAAATTCTAGATGACATCCCTTTTACaaatttaaatagaaaaaatcgTGCAatcacaaaaagaaattggaaaataggaaaattcaaagaaaaattattcaacACTTTTTCTGCCCATCTAGCGAGGATGATTCGAAGCCATTTGTCTATTGCCAAGCATTCGTATCATTTCATCCATTAATGGCGTCTCCGTGATTTTGCGTGCTGCACCCTAGTAACTTCTCTCCCTGTTTCTTGGTTTGATGGTCACGTAGACCAATAGCAATGTGCGCTACCCTCCGTGTTTGCATTAACGAAACCAGTGGTTCTTGATTTGTCAAAGAATCTGGAATCTGGCAGAAATATTACATTTTGACAGCTGTGCCCGCTGCAGAGGTGCGTTGTGTTGCCTACGTTATTTGACCCCAATAACAATAACATAACACCGAAGAAAAAACATGGAGTGTGCTCCCAACTCTTCTTCTGGTGGAGTGCCGAAAATTCAGGTCTTTCGGCCCACGTGGGAAGAATTCAAAGACTTCAATAATTACATCATCCAAATTGAGAAATCAGGGGCACACAAAGCTGGCCTAGCTAAAATTGTGCCCCCACCTGAATGGAAACCTCGGGCTGATGGCTACGATATGAGTGTTATTGGAGAAATTGAGATCCCTGCTCCAATCTCCCAAGTTGTTCAAGGCAAACAAGGAGTCTACCAAGTATTCAATATTCAAAAGAATTCCATGAAAGTGAAAGACTTTATGCGCCTAGCAAATAGTGCCAAACATGTGACCCCAAGTCACTTTGACTACCAGGACCTTGATCGTAAATATTGGCGCAACATCAGCTACTGCCCACCAATTTACGGGGCTGATGTTTCAGGCAGCTTGACTGATCCTGACGTTGAAGAATGGTATGGAATTCCTTGGTTTTCTTAAGTCGTACCGTTCCACATTTTACGTTTCTTTATTAAAGGAATATCAACAAGCTGGGATCAATTTTAGATTATGTCAATGAAGATTATGGTATAAGCATTGAGGGAGTCAACACAGCATACTTGTATTTTGGGATGTGGAAAAGCTGTTTTGCTTGGCATACAGAAGATATGGATCTCTACAGCATAAATTACCTCCATTTTGGGGAGCCAAAAAGTTGGTATTGGTAAGTTGCGTTTCCTATTGTTAGTCAGGTTGTAAAGACAAATTTAAGTTTAACTGTCAACGTGTTTCTCTAGCGTCCCTCCCGAGCATGGCGCTCGACTGGAGAGGCTAGCCAACAATTTCTTTCCCGCCAATTATAAAGAATGCCCCGCCTACCTGAGGTAATTAGTATTGAATCATGTTGCGTCTTCGCAGTAACTCTTGAATGTTTGGTCTCTTGATAGACACAAAATGTCGGTAATTTCACCGAtggttttaaaaaaccatTCAATCCCCTACAACAAAATCGTACAAGAAGCCGGTGAATTTATGATAACCTTTCCCTACGGTTATCACGCTGGCTTTAATCACGGTTTCAATTGTGCGGAATCGACAAATTTTGCCTCGCCGCGCTGGGTAGAGTATGGCAAACGGGCTACCCAATGCGCTTGCAGACCAGATATGGTTAAAATCAGCATGGAAACATTCGTCAAACGATTTCAGCCTAAGCGCTACGATCTTTGGGTCCAAGGTATCCaaattaatttgttatttaagAATCCACTAACGTCAGCCTCATATCATTATCAGGCAAGGATATTGGCCCGCATCCGGAAATGCCTGGGCGTTTTTCGGCTGCACCCCATCCGTCTAAAGATGATCTCCTTTGTAACAAGGATTACACAGAcaccgatttacctgaacatTTTGTAGAACCGACCAATAAAAAGGCCAAGCGGCATTTGATTCATCAAAAACTAGAACAagaacaacagcaacaacaacagcaacaacaacagcaacaagtGAATCAGACGGAAGAGGAAACGGCAAACAACCAGGAAAGAGTTGCCTTGAAAACTGAAAGTAACGAAGAGCAAACCAGTGTGAtcattgaagaagaagatcttCTGAATGATGAGCACTTTGAAGTGATGAAAGAGATTTATTACAAAGCCGGCGAAATCGAAAGCGATGGActagaagaacaaaaaagtgATCAGGATGAACAAGAAGTATGGGAACCGGATATCGAAAATCCCGATTCCAAAGCCAAGGTTGTGTCTAAGAAATCGATCAAAAGAAGCAAGTCAAAGACGAGCGCAGAGGGCCATTTAACTAAAGTCAAATATCGTCGAACAAAATCAGAGTCGACTCCGAGATCCCTGTCTCCACGATCTCATATCGGCCATGTTTCagaaataacaacaacaacaacaacaaccaaccCACCAGTTAAATGTGCacaattgaaaacaaatgtCATGTTTTCCGGATTCCGCATACCTAAAAAAGTCCCATCACTCGATAATCAGAGTGTTGCGGTTTGTGGCTGGGCCGATGCCGAAAACGCATCAACGCAAAGAACTAACGCGTCATTCAATTGCTACTCGACACCTAAAGTTTTGAACGAAGAGTCCACATCCCAGGACTTGTTTAGTAAAACAAGAATACAGAAACCATCACCAAGTTCTCACATCAAATCGTGTCCTGTTGCAGTAGTTCAGCTGTCTGCCAATTCATCACCTCTGCTTGCCACTCCATCGCCTGCAACAATGAAACCCCCGTCACTAAGTGCATGCCCCTCAAAAGTAGCAACCAATCCATCGAGTACTACAGATCTCCTGCGACAACAGTTAACCTCCATCAAATCCGGTACCAACAAAATGTCGCCGTCTAGTTCGGGAGATGAACGAAGatcgagaaaacaaaagagccCACGTAAGGGACTCGATTCCAGAGACACGTCAACTAATCTGTAAGTTTCATGTCTTTGGATTTGTGAAATGTATTACTCATTtgacgttttgttttgtttgtttttttttgggttttgtttgttttttcatttctagGACGATCATGTGGGATCAGCAAAAGGATTGGACTTGGGCTAAAGAATGCGAATTCAATTTGTTGAATAGCCACCAAGAACCGTACTGTTGCGTTTGTAGTGTATTGAGACCGTCTGTGCCGCAGAGACCGCAACAGCATCAGCAAGAGCACTTGTCACGGTCTAGCGTTTTGGTGCCGGAAAAAGTGTTCGGTTCCAGTCGAGTTTCCATCACCTCTTCACTCTTGTTGCGCTGCTCTTCGTGTTGTGTTTGCATCCACGCCAAATGCTGTGGACTAGCCGAATCGACGGTGGCCGACAACTGGTTGTGTCGGCGTTGTGACCGCAACGAGATGCCCCAACACAAGATCAAATGCTGCCTCTGTCAACAGCGAGGAGGGGCCCTGAAGGGGACTAGAGACGGACGC includes the following:
- the LOC116924665 gene encoding Down syndrome cell adhesion molecule-like protein Dscam2 isoform X3, with amino-acid sequence MALLVFIPYRLGTATLVFTCCMLITGLHANSSSSGSSSSNVIASSNQHAGSGMMDTFASSGTAAAAGPRFQNQLPSDVTFTPDRGFTIECPVWGQPTPQITWLTSKERLGSSAAGSGIWNPVESSSTSAPSTATSTATTNNLITLSPNGSLTLHTFRPEQFRPDVHAATYRCLAANFIGRILSTPVRVRAVILPPFEVNVENPRVRRGSTAVFRCSVPDSVRDYVTVTSWIQDNRYDIFLTSSQDGRHVMLANGDLHVLSARQGDENHLYHCRVLVQPNGQTMTSSTAGRIILSQETMTKMAPVIVESVNRIRVWRGQDAVLPCVFHGYPPPKVKWYKSQTIQYGNLLLPLVASAATQEHRGGVLGLGRHRLVGGTLLIASVVAEDQGRYICSVNNSMGLVESRTELVFRDKLQVRIVESSNVVVVAAAASAAQHIQVVDAETSVTITCHFSGSPRPVVSWLKDGQRYLVGNSGRVSSSSGDDGYTDMVQLSISSVQREDEGIYQCLASNDEGDWAQASAQLAIGAFPPHLKETFSRQVLHPGSSVSLKCLASGTPLPHFTWTLDGFPLSPVSERYFLGQQQQTGHDDLVVAHLNITHVRVEDGGNYKCAAENRVGRVEHSANLHIYGAPYVRRMSTVVGVGGKRLELPCPVAGYPIEAITWEKDGRRLPLNGRQRLQFNGSLTIDPLDKSSDAGLYSCEARGQNGLSARQSLQLNILAGPRITPFGMPSRNVMVNSRVQVSCVIEEGDPPFHIRWYRDDKPLVHPHHHLSSSSASSPSQHRPANPVGVASLSSTDPPIRLGPLGAIANGLRLTDFNSYSSILTIDQVTVNHGGNYSCRAENAAGTAVHSTLLHVSVPPFWVNQQPPADTVQTVSGHSVELKCHVHGVPTPQVIWSFTRDKTADKYTTLFANTNRTLLANQSLVISPVDVSDAGYYQCEASNGVGNNINALMALQVHAPPEVHLNQDYMAVRRGSLTGTVLKCSIRGDPPLNIHWRKDSVPLDPTQSRVVTRAQPATGSHPSSSSLHPTLLTSELSVTNAAVADEGLYECAASNMHGEDSDAVFLQVQDVPQPPLDVRVASAAGRRIQLEWKPPAADGGNPLQEFIIFYQSPGGDVRQERIMASQFSGSIGNLQPATVYQVYMTASNALGQSQPSLGLTVTTDEEAPEGPPLQVGASSVHARGFTLSWAPPAHQLQHGIIQSYLVTIDSGRMLNRTVLPSSSNEYTMAGLRPNTNYHAYVQAVNNQGSGPASPSVSVKTSEAPPEEPPLNVACVSLNSQSLQITWQPPPADYRNGLLRGYRIFYEPLSELLYLSSPDQSDLQTGSSQTTTELTVFLSGLQKFANYSIQVLAFTGAGDGVKSQPLTCTTEEDIPEMPTRLKIVQSGPDSLTISWLPHPRPTSRVTHFTVYSKEIERGQDVNPQKWTAANSGPSAGRLEIRNLRPRRAVFYFQAAAVSSQAGEGPRSSTVSFTFNPTNKIVAAVVSIGSGYLVARGSRLILPCTALGDTPLQISWLQDGRQLSDWLNLNPLKLGEQIQQPWIQQRPHDPDDPDDPDDENATAGLIQVLTNGSLSIGQLSHNGGGNYTCQARNRHGQDQVDYWLTVVTPPAAPQLRFAASNWSSVTLQWASGSPSTDQSNRTRVSAARHYVIKYRPREAARWAQIMLPATWRSVPVGDLNCGTEYEFVLVASSRVGNSSSSNVVTAKTKGSPPEYLAADARHSDLTLTPTSCTVDLVRWQDRGCPIQQFIFRFRLATDSAGEWIIAGAESPPQQTFLLAGLIPGRDYAVRVTALNAAGSAQRDYSVRTPPLMDSHSKSDVHGGSLAPLFSDPRVAVPMAVSSLAIVLTIVTLLLRYRYRSGTDYLRPDSHPQTVGNANVRTYADGGDTPEDGNSSTLSACQKRPPPMDCSGRLSDYAPDQVSPYAVFPSLTSSGGKSQFSSSRRMKTFVVDGSKDSLSVEMSNYAPPAPSMIRRMHQQQAEEEPMYDYIAPCATASGPNPSGPNPSGRSNKLTSNPQSVFVPIIPARSTWNQQQQMYRQQHGPNQSSPHYHGDWNNQETLALSQRL
- the LOC116924665 gene encoding Down syndrome cell adhesion molecule-like protein Dscam2 isoform X4 — its product is MALLVFIPYRLGTATLVFTCCMLITGLHANSSSSGSSSSNVIASSNQHAGSGMMDTFASSGTAAAAGPRFQNQLPSDVTFTPDRGFTIECPVWGQPTPQITWLTSKERLGSSAAGSGIWNPVESSSTSAPSTATSTATTNNLITLSPNGSLTLHTFRPEQFRPDVHAATYRCLAANFIGRILSTPVRVRAVILPPFEVNVENPRVRRGSTAVFRCSVPDSVRDYVTVTSWIQDNRYDIFLTSSQDGRHVMLANGDLHVLSARQGDENHLYHCRVLVQPNGQTMTSSTAGRIILSQETMTKMAPVIVESVNRIRVWRGQDAVLPCVFHGYPPPKVKWYKSQTIQYGNLLLPLVASAATQEHRGGVLGLGRHRLVGGTLLIASVVAEDQGRYICSVNNSMGLVESRTELVFRDKLQVRIVESSNVVVVAAAASAAQHIQVVDAETSVTITCHFSGSPRPVVSWLKDGQRYLVGNSGRVSSSSGDDGYTDMVQLSISSVQREDEGIYQCLASNDEGDWAQASAQLAIGAFPPHLKETFSRQVLHPGSSVSLKCLASGTPLPHFTWTLDGFPLSPVSERYFLGQQQQTGHDDLVVAHLNITHVRVEDGGNYKCAAENRVGRVEHSANLHIYGAPYVRRMSTVVGVGGKRLELPCPVAGYPIEAITWEKDGRRLPLNGRQRLQFNGSLTIDPLDKSSDAGLYSCEARGQNGLSARQSLQLNILDAPHIMAMSDSAVLNAGERLALQCAVVKGGLPLSVSWSKDGQAIAPTTATTGPATATTTTSVRLVNEFTATLTIESLTGQHGGWYVCRAANEGGRAESAVHVVVQVPPFWVNQQPPADTVQTVSGHSVELKCHVHGVPTPQVIWSFTRDKTADKYTTLFANTNRTLLANQSLVISPVDVSDAGYYQCEASNGVGNNINALMALQVHAPPEVHLNQDYMAVRRGSLTGTVLKCSIRGDPPLNIHWRKDSVPLDPTQSRVVTRAQPATGSHPSSSSLHPTLLTSELSVTNAAVADEGLYECAASNMHGEDSDAVFLQVQDVPQPPLDVRVASAAGRRIQLEWKPPAADGGNPLQEFIIFYQSPGGDVRQERIMASQFSGSIGNLQPATVYQVYMTASNALGQSQPSLGLTVTTDEEAPEGPPLQVGASSVHARGFTLSWAPPAHQLQHGIIQSYLVTIDSGRMLNRTVLPSSSNEYTMAGLRPNTNYHAYVQAVNNQGSGPASPSVSVKTSEAPPEEPPLNVACVSLNSQSLQITWQPPPADYRNGLLRGYRIFYEPLSELLYLSSPDQSDLQTGSSQTTTELTVFLSGLQKFANYSIQVLAFTGAGDGVKSQPLTCTTEEDIPEMPTRLKIVQSGPDSLTISWLPHPRPTSRVTHFTVYSKEIERGQDVNPQKWTAANSGPSAGRLEIRNLRPRRAVFYFQAAAVSSQAGEGPRSSTVSFTFNPTNKIVAAVVSIGSGYLVARGSRLILPCTALGDTPLQISWLQDGRQLSDWLNLNPLKLGEQIQQPWIQQRPHDPDDPDDPDDENATAGLIQVLTNGSLSIGQLSHNGGGNYTCQARNRHGQDQVDYWLTVVTPPAAPQLRFAASNWSSVTLQWASGSPSTDQSNRTRVSAARHYVIKYRPREAARWAQIMLPATWRSVPVGDLNCGTEYEFVLVASSRVGNSSSSNVVTAKTKGSPPEYLAADARHSDLTLTPTSCTVDLVRWQDRGCPIQQFIFRFRLATDSAGEWIIAGAESPPQQTFLLAGLIPGRDYAVRVTALNAAGSAQRDYSVRTPPLMDSHSKSDVHGGSLAPLFSDPRVAVPMAVSSLAIVLTIVTLLLRYRYRSGTDYLRPDSHPQTVGNANVRTYADGGDTPEDGNSSTLSACQKRPPPMDCSGRLSDYAPDQVSPYAVFPSLTSSGGKSQFSSSRRMKTFVVDGSKDSLSVEMSNYAPPAPSMIRRMHQQQAEEEPMYDYIAPCATASGPNPSGPNPSGRSNKLTSNPQSVFVPIIPARSTWNQQQQMYRQQHGPNQSSPHYHGDWNNQETLALSQRL